The following are from one region of the Hymenobacter radiodurans genome:
- a CDS encoding Uma2 family endonuclease yields the protein MSPGNFARDTKEKFDLYEENEVPEYWIVSPGDKSVMVYLLQDGRYQVRGEYYTPGPIPVQKLPGFNIEWDEVFEGV from the coding sequence CTGAGCCCCGGCAACTTCGCCCGCGACACGAAGGAGAAATTCGACCTCTATGAGGAAAATGAAGTGCCCGAATACTGGATTGTGTCGCCCGGCGACAAGAGTGTGATGGTGTATCTGCTGCAAGACGGCCGCTACCAGGTGCGCGGCGAATATTATACCCCGGGCCCTATTCCTGTGCAGAAGCTACCGGGGTTTAATATTGAGTGGGATGAGGTTTTTGAGGGTGTATAG
- a CDS encoding protease inhibitor I42 family protein produces MKRLPIFPRYAILALLTLTLFLSSTLSHADIVTLTAADNGKQVQLTVGDQLIVRLPTVSPRFGWRMVQNYPGQLTVTSTHNLPGVSSGVPGAPATFEIHFQATGPGGLDLALVSALPGTGYAALGGFFHAYITIDQPGVAKNVNISEYGNHSRVKVNKGDQLQIKLDNTASAQYKWEVMPIADNVIQLVTAQPEQPQKKSRQRKTDAPEDITFNFQALNPGKTTLRFLYRNATNNEAPPKRDFELEVEVPDPPR; encoded by the coding sequence ATGAAACGGCTCCCAATTTTCCCGCGCTACGCAATTCTAGCGCTCTTAACTCTTACCCTTTTCCTGTCCTCAACTCTTTCACATGCTGATATCGTCACGCTCACGGCGGCCGATAACGGCAAGCAAGTGCAGCTCACTGTCGGTGATCAACTGATCGTGCGCTTACCCACCGTTTCGCCGCGGTTTGGCTGGCGGATGGTGCAGAATTACCCTGGTCAGCTCACTGTTACAAGTACCCACAATCTGCCCGGTGTGAGTAGTGGCGTACCGGGAGCTCCGGCAACTTTCGAGATCCACTTCCAAGCCACCGGGCCCGGTGGCCTTGATTTAGCCTTGGTATCGGCGCTGCCGGGAACTGGCTATGCGGCCTTGGGGGGTTTTTTTCACGCCTATATCACCATCGACCAACCGGGCGTGGCCAAAAACGTGAACATCAGCGAATACGGCAACCACAGCCGAGTGAAAGTAAACAAGGGCGACCAGCTCCAAATCAAGCTTGATAACACCGCCAGCGCCCAATACAAGTGGGAAGTGATGCCCATCGCCGACAACGTTATCCAACTTGTAACTGCCCAGCCCGAACAGCCGCAGAAGAAATCCAGGCAGCGCAAAACAGACGCCCCAGAGGATATAACCTTCAACTTCCAAGCGCTGAACCCTGGCAAAACCACGCTACGCTTTCTGTACCGCAACGCCACCAACAACGAAGCACCGCCTAAGCGGGATTTTGAGCTCGAAGTGGAAGTGCCCGACCCACCTCGATAA
- a CDS encoding alpha-2-macroglobulin family protein, with amino-acid sequence MTTAPRAAVTLAVVDEGILQMKDYRTPDPYGYFYQKRALEVQAYDVYPFLLPELGGNSSTGGDGYDLGRRTTPVPSRRVQLVAKWSGILRADAQGKVRYRVRVPQFSGALRVMAVAYKGEAFGTAEHTMRVADPVVISTSLPRFLSPGDTIDVPVTLTNTTDKPIEVSARVTVSGPLEWLDAALEQRKKTVLRKFGDILIPDPRPTSFWSGGDLKPNSEKRVIYRINAQNSIGNGVVKIAIYKTGMNSSERDLFTETIELPIRPASPLQKRTGSGVVAGGQIQNLNLKTDFLPASLRSQLVVSRSPMTEFAKDLRYLLQYPYGCLEQIVSGAFPQLYYGDLAATLSQRKGQQAKAAGYNPNYHVQEAIRKVEAQQLYNGSLSYWPGGDYDNWWATAYAAHFLLEAQQAGFQVNKAVLDKTLAYLQFRLRKRETEPYNYLDAQNAIHLKTIAKKEITYSLYVLALAGRQDAVALNYYKANRQLLSQDSRVLLAATYALNGDQRSFQAVLPTRLGTETAARRYFDGSFSSPLRDQALTLNALLAADPNNPQIAPQARQLSRQMKQAGWLSTQERAFGLLALGKIARQNARSTATATLLDDGKKLGEFSGKDLTVNNVANRALTLRTSGTGSLFYFWEVEGISAGGQIQEEDAYLRVRRQYLNRAGQPIGNTFQQNDLVIVKITLQAPEAAGDIPNVAITDLLPAGLEIENPRIGAIRDITWATDAAQPDYLDLRDDRLNLFTTATAAPKSFYYVARAVSKGTFQLGPVSADAMYNAEYHSYNGSGVIKVK; translated from the coding sequence GTGACCACCGCGCCCCGCGCCGCCGTAACCCTGGCCGTGGTGGATGAGGGCATTTTGCAGATGAAGGACTACCGCACGCCCGACCCCTACGGCTACTTCTACCAGAAGCGCGCCCTAGAAGTGCAGGCCTACGACGTGTACCCGTTTCTGCTGCCCGAGTTGGGGGGCAATTCCAGCACCGGCGGCGACGGCTACGATCTCGGCCGCCGCACCACGCCCGTGCCCTCGCGCCGGGTGCAACTGGTAGCCAAATGGAGCGGCATTCTTCGCGCCGATGCCCAGGGCAAAGTGCGCTACCGGGTGCGCGTGCCGCAATTCTCGGGCGCCCTGCGCGTGATGGCCGTGGCCTACAAAGGCGAAGCGTTCGGGACCGCCGAGCACACCATGCGCGTCGCCGACCCGGTGGTCATCAGCACCAGCCTCCCCCGTTTCTTAAGCCCCGGCGACACGATTGACGTGCCGGTGACACTGACGAATACGACGGATAAGCCTATAGAAGTAAGTGCAAGGGTTACTGTAAGTGGTCCTCTCGAATGGCTTGATGCAGCACTAGAACAGCGAAAAAAAACCGTTCTACGAAAATTTGGAGACATATTAATTCCGGATCCTAGACCTACCTCATTTTGGTCAGGCGGAGACTTAAAGCCTAATTCGGAGAAGAGAGTTATATACAGAATAAATGCTCAAAACAGCATAGGTAACGGAGTCGTAAAAATAGCTATCTATAAGACTGGTATGAATAGTTCTGAAAGAGACCTATTCACCGAAACCATCGAACTCCCCATTCGTCCCGCGTCGCCGCTGCAGAAGCGCACGGGTTCCGGGGTAGTGGCTGGGGGGCAAATCCAGAACCTGAATCTGAAAACCGACTTCCTGCCGGCTTCCCTGCGGAGCCAGTTGGTTGTCAGTCGCTCGCCGATGACGGAGTTTGCCAAGGACCTGCGCTACCTGCTGCAATACCCCTACGGCTGCCTGGAGCAAATCGTGTCGGGGGCGTTTCCGCAGCTCTACTACGGCGATTTGGCCGCTACTTTGAGTCAGCGAAAAGGCCAGCAAGCCAAAGCTGCGGGCTACAATCCGAACTACCACGTGCAGGAAGCCATCCGCAAGGTGGAGGCCCAGCAGCTCTACAACGGCTCACTCAGCTACTGGCCCGGCGGCGACTACGACAACTGGTGGGCCACCGCCTACGCCGCTCATTTCCTGCTTGAAGCCCAGCAAGCCGGCTTCCAGGTAAACAAAGCCGTGCTCGACAAAACCCTCGCCTACCTGCAATTCCGCCTCCGCAAACGCGAAACCGAGCCCTACAACTACCTCGACGCCCAAAACGCGATTCACCTCAAGACCATCGCTAAGAAGGAAATCACCTACTCGCTCTACGTGCTGGCCCTGGCCGGCCGCCAGGATGCCGTGGCCCTGAATTACTACAAAGCCAACCGCCAACTCCTCTCTCAAGATTCGCGCGTGCTCCTAGCCGCCACCTACGCCCTGAACGGCGACCAACGCAGCTTCCAGGCCGTATTGCCCACCCGCCTCGGCACCGAAACCGCCGCCCGCCGCTACTTCGACGGTAGCTTCTCCTCGCCCCTCCGCGACCAGGCCCTCACCCTCAACGCCCTGCTTGCCGCCGACCCCAACAACCCCCAAATTGCCCCCCAGGCCCGCCAGCTCAGCCGCCAGATGAAACAAGCCGGCTGGCTCAGCACCCAGGAACGGGCTTTTGGCCTGTTGGCTCTAGGTAAAATAGCGCGTCAAAACGCCCGCAGCACCGCCACGGCTACGCTGCTAGATGATGGCAAAAAACTAGGCGAATTTTCGGGTAAAGACCTCACGGTAAACAACGTAGCCAACCGCGCCCTAACCCTGCGCACCAGCGGCACCGGCAGCCTCTTTTATTTCTGGGAAGTGGAAGGAATCAGCGCCGGGGGGCAAATTCAGGAGGAAGACGCCTACCTGCGCGTGCGCCGTCAGTACCTGAACCGCGCCGGCCAACCCATCGGCAACACCTTCCAGCAAAATGACCTGGTAATCGTCAAGATAACCCTGCAAGCCCCCGAAGCCGCCGGCGACATCCCCAACGTGGCCATCACCGACCTGCTGCCCGCCGGTCTGGAAATCGAGAATCCGCGCATCGGCGCCATCCGCGACATCACCTGGGCCACCGACGCCGCCCAACCCGACTACCTCGACCTCCGCGACGACCGCCTTAACCTCTTCACCACTGCCACCGCCGCGCCCAAGTCGTTCTACTACGTCGCCCGCGCCGTGTCCAAAGGCACGTTCCAGTTAGGCCCCGTCAGCGCTGACGCCATGTACAACGCGGAGTACCACAGCTACAATGGCTCCGGCGTGATTAAAGTTAAATAA
- a CDS encoding S8/S53 family peptidase has product MKGKFLTTLLLVGLKVTTSFGQATVDPELRAALKTNPLAQVIVTFKGDGAPQATQLSLLQQLGITKGITFRALPIAGVLATSTQVDALASNPQVRSLYINKKLDYYNFDDTNLTGVKRLRTDKETTARNGGSPVSGKGVGVLINDSGVDGTHDDIKFGSHLVQNVLGSTNLNAQDAMLPVTYLEGVPNTDTNSGHGTHCAGTVGGNGAKSGGKYEGVAPGANLLGYGSGGALLVLDAIGGFDYALTHQAQYNIRVISNSFGTSGDFNPDMPINVVTKKCYDRGMVVVFAAGNEGPSADTHNPYAIAPWTISVGAGDRNGLLADFSSRGVRGEQGTFTVDGETWTFKNEPSIVAPGVDVVSTRAIAPVSSLGAQQDIEVLPPGQVPFYTHSSGTSMATPHVAGIIALLLEAKPTLSPAQVKDLLMKTATNMPGHQSWEVGAGYVNAFAAVDQAFRSSAFGSTVNATRRFNSSVNAQTTTVPFTINFNPILTTGNSLTFPVNPGTNSVEVKVSSTGLLGQTGNLTNLVLIDPNGVRYTSGTPVTFTLSTDRGVAVASPIAGTWTVAVEGLRGVALPETISGNISMLIPTGTTNLADIAGHPAEAAIKMAVTSRLVDGLATGFQPNANLTRIQLADYLLMGQGIRQYLPTSGARTFSDVTTTNDILLTEAVAAKGAAQRDRFHQFNGVMRPSAAGTFSPAGTVSRAELAYSLVQGLGFQQFALERNGKPVTVQVNGKTVAIDDASKIPAGLEGYVSIALELNLINAYYTVKQGPFDLQPIIQATFKPAQTVTRADFAVIVSRTFPQYNAQTQPTAAASTSAATATKGAVAQETVAYPNPFSGTTTINYYVAEEGPVSVEVFSSMGRKVQTLVSGSEPAGNHQVKFDAGNLSRGTYLYKVKTGANVTTKRLVVQ; this is encoded by the coding sequence ATGAAAGGCAAATTCCTCACCACCCTCCTGCTGGTTGGCCTGAAGGTCACCACGTCTTTTGGGCAGGCAACCGTTGATCCAGAGCTGCGCGCCGCCCTCAAGACCAACCCTCTTGCACAGGTAATCGTCACCTTTAAAGGCGATGGTGCTCCCCAAGCCACCCAGCTGAGCTTACTCCAGCAGCTCGGCATTACTAAAGGCATCACCTTTCGGGCTTTGCCAATAGCCGGTGTACTAGCAACGTCCACGCAAGTGGATGCTTTGGCCAGCAACCCCCAGGTGCGCTCGCTCTACATCAACAAGAAGCTTGATTACTACAACTTCGACGACACGAACCTGACCGGCGTGAAGCGCCTGCGCACAGATAAAGAGACGACTGCCCGCAACGGCGGCTCGCCCGTGTCCGGAAAGGGCGTTGGGGTACTTATCAACGATAGTGGCGTCGATGGTACGCATGACGATATCAAGTTTGGCTCGCACCTGGTACAGAACGTTTTGGGCTCTACCAACCTGAACGCTCAGGATGCGATGCTGCCCGTTACCTATTTGGAAGGCGTTCCAAACACCGACACCAACTCCGGTCACGGCACGCACTGCGCTGGCACTGTGGGGGGCAATGGGGCTAAGTCGGGGGGCAAATATGAGGGTGTAGCGCCCGGCGCTAACCTGTTGGGCTACGGCTCGGGTGGTGCGCTGCTCGTGCTTGATGCCATCGGTGGTTTCGACTATGCGCTTACCCACCAAGCGCAATACAACATCCGTGTTATCAGCAACTCTTTCGGCACCAGCGGCGATTTCAACCCTGATATGCCAATAAACGTGGTAACCAAGAAATGCTACGACCGTGGCATGGTGGTAGTATTTGCCGCCGGCAACGAAGGTCCAAGCGCTGATACGCATAACCCTTACGCAATTGCCCCCTGGACTATCTCGGTAGGTGCCGGCGACCGCAACGGCTTGCTGGCTGACTTCTCCTCCCGCGGTGTGCGCGGCGAGCAAGGCACCTTCACCGTCGATGGCGAAACCTGGACTTTCAAGAACGAGCCTTCTATCGTAGCTCCTGGCGTAGATGTAGTTTCTACTCGTGCTATTGCTCCAGTATCTTCCTTGGGTGCACAGCAAGACATTGAGGTGCTTCCTCCCGGCCAAGTTCCGTTCTATACGCACAGCAGTGGCACTTCTATGGCTACACCGCACGTAGCCGGTATTATAGCTCTCCTGCTGGAGGCGAAGCCTACCCTCTCGCCTGCGCAGGTAAAGGATTTGTTGATGAAGACGGCCACAAACATGCCCGGCCATCAGTCGTGGGAGGTGGGTGCTGGCTACGTAAATGCCTTTGCCGCCGTCGATCAGGCTTTCCGCTCTTCCGCTTTCGGCTCTACAGTAAATGCTACGCGTCGCTTCAACAGCAGCGTGAACGCGCAGACTACTACGGTACCTTTCACCATCAACTTCAACCCCATTCTGACCACAGGTAACTCGCTTACTTTTCCTGTAAATCCTGGTACGAACAGCGTGGAAGTGAAGGTCTCTTCGACTGGCCTTCTGGGGCAAACCGGTAACCTTACTAACCTAGTTCTGATTGATCCGAATGGCGTTCGCTACACTTCCGGTACGCCAGTTACATTCACGCTCTCTACCGACCGCGGTGTAGCCGTAGCCTCGCCCATAGCTGGCACCTGGACGGTAGCGGTAGAAGGTTTGCGCGGTGTGGCTTTGCCCGAAACCATTTCGGGCAATATCTCGATGCTGATTCCTACTGGTACTACCAATTTAGCTGATATCGCAGGCCACCCAGCCGAGGCTGCAATCAAGATGGCGGTAACTAGCCGCCTCGTAGATGGCTTGGCTACCGGTTTTCAGCCCAATGCTAACCTGACCCGCATTCAATTAGCTGATTATCTATTGATGGGCCAAGGCATTCGCCAATATTTGCCCACCAGCGGCGCCCGCACCTTTTCTGATGTGACTACCACCAACGACATTCTGCTGACTGAAGCCGTAGCTGCCAAGGGTGCCGCCCAGCGCGACCGTTTCCATCAGTTCAACGGCGTAATGCGGCCTAGCGCAGCGGGTACTTTCTCGCCTGCTGGCACCGTTAGCCGCGCCGAATTAGCTTACTCACTCGTGCAGGGCTTAGGATTCCAGCAGTTTGCGCTGGAGCGCAATGGTAAGCCAGTAACAGTACAGGTAAACGGCAAAACCGTCGCCATTGACGACGCTTCCAAGATTCCAGCTGGTCTGGAGGGCTATGTGAGCATTGCCTTGGAGCTAAACCTGATCAATGCTTACTACACGGTAAAGCAGGGGCCATTCGATTTGCAGCCTATCATTCAGGCAACGTTCAAGCCTGCCCAAACCGTAACCCGCGCCGACTTCGCTGTGATTGTGAGCCGCACATTCCCACAATACAACGCCCAGACGCAGCCAACCGCTGCGGCTAGCACTAGCGCCGCCACTGCAACTAAGGGTGCAGTAGCTCAAGAAACAGTAGCTTATCCGAACCCTTTCTCTGGCACTACCACCATCAACTACTACGTGGCCGAAGAGGGCCCAGTAAGTGTGGAAGTGTTCAGCTCAATGGGTCGCAAGGTGCAGACCCTAGTATCGGGCTCGGAGCCAGCTGGCAATCACCAAGTGAAATTCGATGCTGGTAACCTGTCGCGTGGTACTTACCTGTACAAGGTGAAAACCGGTGCTAACGTGACGACTAAGCGCTTGGTAGTGCAATAA
- a CDS encoding MG2 domain-containing protein, whose amino-acid sequence MLSLPLSRLPLLVLLALLCACSKPATDNDTADGEEISPYQNLVFQLDAAVAEEAQLNRWDTTQYVRFEPAVRGKFKWTGERELTFSPLEPFRPTTAFTATLQPQYLPPSQQKSPPALDRTRFHTPYLQLREAQAYWGQSRRAAGTAEARTTLRFNYPVQPSQVQTLLRVSQDGQPVAFELTSTEADSAVSVTLTQSLRPGNPLQLEVAPGLRAVGSDQPTQKPLIAQAAVPSQETLLVREATGALVEGEPVITVLTSQPLVPSEVERLLSVQPMVTYTVEALESGFKLKGNFDIDKTYQLGLGTGIRGALGGQLEEAFSQSVSFVDERPSLAFAHGDKAMYLNALGARNLGLRVSEVEKVKVSIAKVYANNIQHLLRSGRQYGYPDYNEESGDVTETQDENGDYIDRSYNYYDTESFGNVLTERTYTVAGLPKQGGLRLLNLSLKDLEFSGPLKGLYVVRVQDTERQWLQVSKLVAVSDIGLIVKQGLKGRTLVFANSIRSAAPLGGVSVRFVSSNNQVISTGTTNRDGVAVFDSTAATSRFRLSLITAQKDADFTFLNLPQSRVETSRFDVGGLQSNAARYQAFLYGDRDLYRPGDTVRTNTIVRTEAWQAPPANLPVKLRLLLPTGKEYASLRQKLSADGAFESRFILPPAIMTGLYTLEVLTGNDVLLTSRQISVEEFIPDRLKVTVQAAPAVAKPGQSVEAQITALNLFGPPAADRKFEVEFSLKEKPFKPKNFPGYTFQISSGERRRNGPGDQEATPISDRFEKTTREGTTDAAGRSTATYEVPDYSDLGTLEGAAFTTVFDESGRPVNRLATFEVQTQPVLFGIKNLPELVSTRQAVSTQLVALTPQGQPTSAPAQVRVVRLLWETVIERQGGRYIYNSQKREEVITTQTRTVGGKSGRKRRSASPLRTPASTKCAWPGPAPLPTWPAAFTLTVSATPRAIPSR is encoded by the coding sequence ATGCTTTCCCTCCCCCTTTCTCGCCTGCCGCTGCTGGTGCTGCTGGCTTTGCTGTGTGCTTGCTCCAAGCCAGCCACGGACAACGATACAGCTGACGGCGAAGAGATTAGCCCCTACCAAAACCTGGTGTTTCAGCTGGATGCGGCGGTGGCGGAGGAAGCCCAGCTCAACCGCTGGGACACGACCCAGTACGTGCGCTTCGAGCCGGCCGTGCGGGGCAAGTTCAAGTGGACCGGCGAGCGGGAGCTGACGTTTTCGCCCCTGGAGCCGTTTCGGCCGACTACGGCGTTTACGGCCACGCTGCAACCCCAGTATTTGCCCCCCAGTCAGCAAAAAAGCCCCCCAGCTCTCGACCGGACGCGGTTTCACACGCCCTACCTACAACTGCGGGAGGCGCAGGCGTATTGGGGCCAGAGCCGGCGGGCGGCGGGCACGGCGGAAGCCCGCACGACCCTGCGTTTCAACTACCCAGTACAGCCCAGCCAGGTACAGACCTTGCTGCGGGTAAGTCAGGATGGGCAGCCGGTGGCGTTTGAACTTACCTCGACTGAGGCCGACAGCGCCGTGAGCGTGACGCTGACGCAAAGCCTGCGGCCGGGCAACCCGCTCCAGTTGGAAGTAGCGCCGGGCCTGCGGGCCGTGGGCAGCGACCAACCCACCCAAAAACCGCTGATAGCGCAGGCCGCCGTACCCAGCCAGGAGACGCTACTGGTGCGCGAAGCCACGGGCGCGCTGGTGGAGGGCGAGCCGGTCATTACGGTGCTGACCAGTCAGCCGTTGGTGCCGAGCGAGGTGGAGCGCCTGCTTTCGGTGCAGCCGATGGTGACCTACACGGTGGAGGCGCTGGAAAGTGGTTTTAAGCTCAAAGGCAACTTCGACATTGATAAAACTTACCAGTTGGGGCTGGGCACCGGCATTCGGGGGGCGCTGGGCGGACAGTTGGAGGAGGCGTTTTCGCAGTCGGTTTCCTTTGTGGATGAGCGGCCTAGTCTGGCGTTTGCCCACGGCGACAAGGCTATGTATCTCAATGCGTTGGGTGCCCGCAACCTGGGTTTGCGGGTGTCGGAGGTGGAGAAAGTGAAGGTGAGCATTGCCAAGGTGTACGCCAATAATATTCAGCACCTCTTGCGCAGCGGCCGGCAATACGGCTACCCTGATTACAACGAAGAAAGCGGCGACGTTACCGAAACTCAGGATGAAAACGGCGACTACATAGACCGTTCCTACAACTATTACGACACCGAATCCTTTGGCAACGTGCTTACCGAGCGCACCTACACGGTGGCCGGTTTGCCTAAGCAGGGCGGTTTGCGTTTGCTGAATCTGAGCCTCAAGGACTTGGAGTTTTCGGGGCCGCTGAAGGGCCTATACGTGGTGCGGGTGCAGGACACCGAGCGGCAGTGGCTGCAAGTGAGCAAGCTGGTGGCCGTATCGGATATTGGGCTGATTGTGAAGCAGGGACTGAAGGGGCGCACGCTGGTATTTGCCAATTCCATCCGGTCGGCGGCGCCGCTGGGGGGCGTTTCGGTGCGCTTTGTGAGCAGCAACAACCAGGTAATCAGTACGGGCACTACCAACCGCGACGGCGTGGCGGTGTTCGATAGTACAGCGGCTACGTCGCGGTTTCGATTGAGCCTAATTACGGCCCAGAAAGACGCGGATTTTACCTTTCTAAACTTGCCCCAAAGTCGGGTCGAGACTTCGCGCTTTGACGTGGGCGGATTGCAAAGCAACGCGGCCCGCTACCAGGCCTTCCTCTACGGCGACCGGGACCTCTACCGCCCCGGCGACACAGTGCGCACCAACACCATCGTGCGCACCGAAGCCTGGCAGGCGCCGCCCGCGAATCTGCCGGTGAAGCTGCGCCTGCTGCTGCCCACGGGCAAGGAGTACGCGAGCTTGCGCCAGAAGCTGTCGGCCGATGGGGCGTTTGAGTCGCGCTTCATTTTGCCCCCCGCCATCATGACGGGCCTGTACACGCTGGAGGTGCTCACCGGCAACGACGTGCTGCTCACCTCCCGCCAGATCAGCGTGGAGGAGTTTATTCCCGACCGCCTGAAAGTGACCGTGCAGGCCGCGCCCGCCGTGGCCAAGCCCGGCCAGTCGGTGGAGGCCCAGATTACGGCGCTCAACTTATTCGGCCCGCCGGCCGCCGACCGCAAGTTTGAGGTGGAGTTTTCGCTCAAGGAAAAGCCCTTTAAGCCCAAGAACTTCCCTGGCTACACCTTCCAGATCAGCAGCGGCGAGCGGCGGCGCAATGGCCCCGGCGACCAAGAAGCCACGCCCATTTCCGACCGCTTCGAGAAAACCACCCGCGAAGGCACCACCGACGCCGCCGGCCGCAGCACCGCCACCTACGAAGTGCCCGATTATTCCGACCTCGGCACCCTAGAAGGTGCGGCTTTCACCACCGTTTTTGATGAATCGGGGCGGCCCGTGAATCGATTGGCGACCTTTGAGGTGCAGACTCAGCCGGTGCTGTTTGGCATCAAAAACCTGCCGGAGCTGGTCAGCACGCGGCAGGCGGTTTCTACGCAACTGGTGGCCCTCACGCCCCAGGGTCAGCCGACGAGCGCGCCAGCGCAAGTGCGCGTGGTGCGTTTGCTTTGGGAAACGGTGATTGAGCGTCAGGGCGGGCGGTATATATACAATTCGCAGAAGCGCGAGGAAGTCATAACCACCCAAACGCGCACGGTGGGGGGCAAATCGGGGCGGAAACGGCGTTCAGCTTCACCCCTACGTACTCCGGCGAGTACGAAGTGCGCGTGGCCCGGCCCGGCGCCGCTACCTACGTGGCCAGCCGCTTTTACGCTTACGGTTTCGGCGACACCCAGAGCAATTCCTTCGAGGTAA